In Lotus japonicus ecotype B-129 chromosome 5, LjGifu_v1.2, one genomic interval encodes:
- the LOC130718662 gene encoding two-component response regulator ORR22-like → MVAVGDDHRDQFPIGMRVLAVDDDPTCLMILEAMLRKCQYKVTGTDNAITALQLLRENKDKFDLVITDVHMPEIDGFKFLELVGLIIDIPVILLSVNGDSNMVMKGITHGACHYMLKPVRVEELKTIWQHVIRNKKIGSKEKEGTKTSSDHETLNYSDNGQGSAATPNSDQNGKSSKKRKYQDFDDEEHENGTDSGDSSAQKKPRVVWSGELHQKFLAVVNQLGIDKAVPKKVLKLMDVENLTRENVASHLQKYRLYLKRVSCVTNQQANPTLGSLSVSRKNAFRSFTPDGMISGLNTPAIPSSGTLQVDQFEHSKGVSHIPNQNNTFMLEENQRPSELSISNSDLEDNSQDKQTGRVSTSLAPQDSQFSLPLLDNDRSNDVFSTEYLANECFGPASVSCADNMTPVPWNISCNAPFKGWDNHNQNSTYHSHVGGNSIGSMIPANGDPVNSAFNFCDPLQMNHDEIIELTEECSIKPHQLHVMDQQRYQNSSICNSLGSPEDLDSAMMMKQVEEETGIMLNIEDLIDFTDIIDLTPFLDSSTGN, encoded by the exons ATGGTGGCCGTGGGTGATGATCACAGAGACCAGTTTCCTATTGGAATGCGAGTTCTTGCTGTTGATGATGACCCAACATGCCTCATGATTTTGGAGGCTATGCTCCGGAAGTGTCAATATAAGG TTACTGGAACTGATAATGCAATAACCGCACTGCAGCTgttgagagaaaacaaagacaaGTTTGACTTGGTAATCACCGATGTCCATATGCCTGAAATTGATGGATTCAAGTTTCTTGAGCTTGTGGGACTTATAATCGACATACCTGTTATAT TGTTGTCTGTAAATGGCGACTCGAATATGGTGATGAAGGGAATTACTCACGGCGCTTGTCATTATATGCTGAAACCTGTCAGAGTTGAGGAACTAAAGACCATTTGGCAGCATGTAATCAGGAACAAGAAAATTGGCTCGAAGGAAAAGGAAGGGACCAAAACCAGCAGCGACCATGAGACACTTAATTATAGCGACAATGGTCAAGGGTCGGCAGCCACACCAAATTCAGATCAAAATGGAAAGTCATCCAAGAAAAGAAAGTATCAAGATTTCGATGACGAGGAGCATGAGAATGGTACTGATAGTGGGGACTCATCAGCTCAGAAGAAGCCTCGAGTTGTCTGGTCTGGGGAGCTACACCAAAAATTTCTCGCTGTTGTCAATCAGTTAGGCATTGACA AGGCTGTCCCTAAAAAAGTTCTTAAATTGATGGATGTTGAAAACCTTACAAGGGAGAATGTGGCCAGCCATCTGCAG AAATATAGACTTTATCTAAAAAGAGTTAGCTGTGTGACGAACCAACAAGCTAATCCGACATTGGGTTCGCTGAGTGTTTCTCGGAAAAATGCTTTCAGATCCTTCACACCTGATGGGATGATTAGTGGATTGAACACTCCTGCCATTCCTTCTTCAGGAACTCTTCAGGTTGATCAATTTGAACACAGCAAGGGTGTTAGTCATATTCCAAACCAGAACAATACCTTCATGTTGGAAGAAAATCAAAGACCTAGTGAGTTGAGTATCTCAAACAGTGACTTGGAAGATAATTCCCAAGACAAACAAACGGGAAGAGTTTCAACTTCATTAGCCCCTCAAGATTCACAATTCTCTCTCCCTCTGCTGGATAATGACAGGTCAAATGATGTTTTCTCAACTGAGTATCTTGCGAATGAATGTTTTGGACCGGCTTCTGTGTCTTGTGCAGATAACATGACTCCTGTACCCTGGAACATAAGCTGTAATGCTCCATTTAAAGGGTGGGATAATCATAATCAGAATAGCACTTACCATTCTCATGTTGGTGGTAACTCAATAGGCTCCATGATTCCTGCGAATGGTGATCCAGTAAACTCAGCCTTCAATTTTTGCGATCCATTGCAAATGAACCATGATGAGATCATTGAATTAACTGAAGAGTGCTCAATTAAACCACATCAGCTACATGTAATGGACCAGCAGAGGTATCAAAACAGTAGCATCTGTAATAGTCTTGGTTCCCCTGAAGACTTGGACAGTGCAATGATGATGAAACAG GTTGAAGAAGAGACAGGCATCATGTTAAATATAGAAGATCTGATTGACTTCACTGATATAATTGACCTCACTCCTTTTCTGGACTCTTCAACTGGAAACTAA
- the LOC130716565 gene encoding uncharacterized protein LOC130716565 isoform X1 has product MFPEFDGRVAYGWIITVEQYCEAKGISEEKKFSVAEKALTRDALLWWNDWKRRNQRATWMDFVIALLRKFEPDSDLFLPDPVQDTGEEEKQTDETRKAKATNLELRRNWCEEWVKFRCTGDERFEGDWISENEETEEDLTENIIVAREEMTIAAKLQICDTLQESRGEAAGVMLSVKQPPPPEMINQEEKKIEQVPPDQSYRGAALTSATPMFITRTRSVYDQRLYTLQATESGLANLPPPQPPDKSCHAVVEETLRGAKWKQTQKHPPPKPPEYLDCGCNPAAYATTPAPARSEDKATPATRMREKIAEVSRRQKASAWAKWVKQELDPSLSIMGLAQRDSSCVATGKLKALDTEWIQVVFEAPELKLGSWEVQYGGQSEVKLRITYVDEKIRLGLGSRGSLFVFQRR; this is encoded by the exons ATGTTTCCAGAATTTGATGGAAGAGTGGCTTATGGATGGATCATCACCGTAGAGCAGTACTGTGAGGCCAAGGGAATATCAGAGGAGAAGAAATTCTCAGTGGCGGAGAAGGCATTGACGCGTGATGCTCTCCTTTGGTGGAACGACTGGAAAAGAAGAAATCAGAGGGCAACATGGATGGATTTTGTGATAGCTCTACTCAGAAAATTCGAACCAGATTCTGATTTGTTTCTGCCAGATCCAGTTCAAGATACTGGGGAGGAAGAAAAACAGACGGATGAAACCAGAAAAGCCAAAGCCACAAACCTGGAACTGAGAAGAAATTGGTGTGAAGAATGGGTCAAGTTTCGTTGCACTGGTGATGAACGGTTCGAAGGTGACTGGATTTCAGAGAATGAGGAAACTGAAGAGGATCTGACAGAGAACATCATCGTTGCAAGGGAAGAGATGACCATTGCTGCGAAACTCCAGATCTGCGACACTCTTCAGGAATCAAGAGGTGAGGCGGCGGGAGTGATGCTAAGTGTCaagcaaccaccaccaccggaGATGATAAATCAGGAAGAGAAGAAGATCGAACAAGTACCACCAGACCAATCATATCGTGGGGCAGCGCTAACATCGGCGACGCCCATGTTCATAACGAGGACAAGGTCAGTTTACGACCAACGGTTGTATACTCTGCAGGCAACGGAAAGCGGATTGGCCAAtttgccaccaccacaaccaccagaTAAGTCGTGTCATGCGGTGGTTGAAGAGACGCTCAGAGGAGCAAAATGGAAGCAAACTCAAAAACATCCACCACCAAAACCACCGGAGTACTTGGACTGTGGATGTAATCCGGCGGCGTACGCCACAACGCCGGCGCCGGCGAGGTCGGAGGACAAGGCTACACCGGCGACGAGAATGAGAGAGAAGATAGCAGAAGTTTCTAGACGTCAGAAGGCAAGTGCATGGGCAAAGTGGGTGAAACAGGAATTGGACCCTTCTCTCAGCATAATGGGCCTGGCCCAACGTGATAGTAGCTGTGTTGCAACAG GAAAACTGAAGGCTCTGGATACTGAATGGATTCAAGTTGTATTCGAAGCACCTGAATTGAAACTAGGATCATGGGAGGTTCAGTATGGCGGCCAGAGTGAAGTTAAACTCCGAATAACTTATGTTGATGAAAAAATCAGGTTAGGATTGGGTTCCAGGGGTTCCCTCTTTGTCTTTCAAAGAAGATGA
- the LOC130720536 gene encoding putative RNA methyltransferase At5g10620, whose translation MGTAVHLCGCFNSTTSNSHQLQPFKTRTKCNYAAQSVKALPIRILSVGKKRSRGLQLLVDDYIEKIKYYCSVEDVQIRPNPRNARDHRAQVDDEDTAVMNIIRSDDWVVMLDERGQDIGSEQMAELVGGASNTGASRLSFCIGGPYGHGRKIRERANISIKLSSLVLNHQIALLVLMEQLYRSWTILRGQKYHH comes from the exons ATGGGCACAGCAGTTCACCTTTGTGGCTGTTTCAATTCCACCACTTCCAATTCTCATCAACTTCAACCTTTCAAAACTC GTACCAAATGCAACTATGCTGCTCAATCAGTG AAAGCGCTTCCTATTCGTATATTATCGGTGGGGAAGAAGCGATCGCGTGGACTGCAACTCTTGGTTGATGACTACATTGAAAAGATTAAGTATTATTGTAGTGTTGAGGATGTTCAAATACGGCCCAATCCGAGAAATGCACG TGACCACAGGGCTCAGGTTGATGATGAAGATACGGCAGTGATGAACATTATAAGGTCTGATGATTGG GTTGTGATGTTGGATGAACGTGGGCAAGACATAGGATCTGAGCAAATGGCAGAGCTGGTGGGTGGTGCAAGTAATACT GGTGCTTCACGATTATCTTTCTGTATTGGCGGTCCTTATGGTCATGGAAGAAAAATACGAGAACGTGCTAACATATCTATCAAGTTATCTTCACTGGTTTTAAATCATCAAATAGCATTACTTGTGCTCATGGAGCAGCTTTACAG GTCATGGACAATTTTGAGAGGACAAAAGTACCATCATTAG